A window from Thiosulfatimonas sediminis encodes these proteins:
- a CDS encoding porin: protein MKKTLLLASIAAAFTTPAMAENTIYGDFRASVLTGDMAGATDSAFVNNASRIGIKGSQGEGDLKAIYHIEMGANNDAATTPLTSRFYFAGLQGSMGKLIYGRLSTPYKMTGVKQDPFYDTSAGTANGGSNYGSSNLINGFSENSFAYYSPKMGGLTFNASYSMSETAGVDAGAGVGVEYAAGGMKFGVNHMMLDKNGTTPVAGSANIDSATRVYAGANMGALNVNLSYEMLDDAGDTTLTQINATYNATKSMKLAASYGMVDSDNAAATGRHADGDNITVGAFYNVLPKTTVHALYTNTDFTSAAQTDRDGVALGVKQAF from the coding sequence ATGAAAAAGACGCTACTACTTGCGAGCATCGCGGCAGCATTCACTACCCCTGCAATGGCAGAAAATACTATCTACGGTGATTTCCGTGCATCGGTTTTAACTGGTGACATGGCTGGTGCTACAGATTCTGCTTTTGTAAACAACGCTTCTCGTATTGGGATTAAAGGTTCTCAAGGCGAAGGTGATTTGAAAGCGATTTACCACATTGAAATGGGCGCTAACAATGACGCTGCTACAACGCCACTAACAAGCCGTTTCTATTTTGCCGGTCTTCAAGGATCAATGGGTAAATTGATTTACGGTCGTCTTTCTACTCCATACAAAATGACGGGCGTTAAACAAGACCCGTTCTACGATACTTCTGCGGGTACTGCAAACGGTGGTTCTAACTACGGTTCTTCTAACCTAATTAATGGTTTCTCGGAAAACTCATTTGCATACTACTCACCAAAAATGGGTGGTCTAACTTTTAACGCTAGCTACTCTATGAGTGAAACTGCTGGTGTTGATGCTGGCGCAGGTGTAGGTGTTGAATATGCAGCAGGCGGCATGAAATTTGGTGTTAACCATATGATGTTAGACAAGAATGGAACAACTCCAGTAGCCGGTTCTGCAAACATTGATTCTGCAACGCGTGTATACGCTGGTGCAAACATGGGTGCATTGAATGTTAACCTATCTTACGAAATGTTAGATGATGCTGGTGATACAACATTGACTCAAATCAATGCAACGTACAACGCGACTAAATCTATGAAGCTAGCGGCTTCTTACGGTATGGTTGACTCTGATAATGCGGCAGCAACTGGTCGTCATGCAGACGGCGATAACATCACTGTTGGTGCATTCTACAATGTACTGCCAAAAACAACAGTACACGCGTTATACACTAACACAGACTTCACTTCTGCAGCTCAAACTGATCGTGACGGTGTAGCTCTGGGTGTTAAACAAGCGTTCTAA
- a CDS encoding DUF3087 family protein: MFTIEPIDAIIYRRKSRNATLVMLAIFIVIGFLFASLSVHYLSEYNSNKLVLNFLGAFVGLLITAVIVKKFMADKPIMAEAMYGFRLKRNLMHVTNRLRHIQEAVQKDDPQAMKILRFYHLGLTQMHQFEQNSSALLDMEVEKRQLEQKMTHLGLELEQLSFDPEWVKHYQEDRQDD; this comes from the coding sequence ATGTTTACCATCGAACCCATTGACGCCATAATTTATCGCCGTAAATCACGTAATGCGACCTTAGTCATGCTGGCGATTTTTATTGTCATCGGCTTTCTATTTGCCAGTCTGAGCGTGCATTATCTAAGCGAATACAACAGCAATAAGTTGGTGCTGAATTTTCTCGGCGCTTTCGTCGGCTTGTTGATCACCGCTGTTATCGTTAAAAAATTCATGGCCGACAAGCCGATTATGGCCGAGGCGATGTACGGTTTTCGCCTAAAACGCAATCTGATGCACGTCACCAACCGTCTGCGTCACATTCAAGAAGCGGTGCAAAAAGACGATCCACAAGCGATGAAAATTTTGCGTTTTTATCATCTTGGCTTAACCCAAATGCATCAGTTTGAACAAAACAGCAGTGCTTTATTGGATATGGAAGTGGAAAAACGTCAACTAGAACAAAAAATGACACATTTAGGATTAGAGTTAGAGCAACTCAGTTTCGACCCAGAATGGGTTAAACACTATCAAGAAGACAGACAAGACGATTAA
- a CDS encoding tetratricopeptide repeat protein, whose product MNSLSQVFFTSSRQPHKRAQRLTQSVLAACITFAGSNAYAFNQNACLQTFQGEALEVCKAAIQGNPQARYQLARVYGDAVNSNMVDYEQSFFWHRELSRQVLNENLQDPVYSLALYNTGVMYSDGVGVQQNVKNAVFWFEKAAQRGEPLAMTRLAMIYQSGAPQVKADFKQAQNWLEKAVAKDNAQAKVIMSKWILEGKINKPEIQAIDLLKASAIQKSPQGSFALGNMYATGYKTVIKQDLIEAKKLYSIACSQYMLDACKRYHDIDTTGKILP is encoded by the coding sequence ATGAACTCTCTTAGCCAAGTATTCTTCACCTCGTCTCGCCAGCCGCACAAGCGTGCGCAACGTCTTACACAGAGCGTTTTGGCGGCTTGTATCACTTTTGCAGGCAGTAACGCTTATGCCTTTAACCAAAACGCCTGTTTACAAACGTTTCAAGGCGAAGCCTTGGAGGTCTGTAAAGCCGCCATTCAGGGTAATCCGCAAGCGCGTTATCAGTTAGCGCGCGTCTATGGCGATGCGGTTAATTCCAATATGGTCGATTACGAGCAGTCCTTTTTCTGGCACCGCGAACTGTCGCGCCAAGTGCTCAACGAAAACTTACAAGACCCAGTCTACTCTTTGGCGCTTTATAACACCGGCGTGATGTATTCCGATGGTGTTGGCGTGCAACAAAATGTTAAAAATGCCGTCTTTTGGTTTGAAAAAGCCGCACAACGCGGCGAACCTTTAGCAATGACGCGCCTAGCGATGATTTATCAAAGCGGTGCGCCGCAAGTGAAGGCGGATTTTAAACAGGCGCAAAACTGGCTAGAAAAAGCCGTGGCCAAAGACAATGCACAAGCCAAAGTGATTATGTCCAAATGGATTTTAGAAGGCAAAATCAATAAACCTGAAATTCAGGCCATCGACCTACTCAAAGCCTCTGCGATTCAAAAATCGCCACAAGGCAGTTTTGCGCTAGGCAACATGTACGCAACCGGCTATAAAACAGTGATTAAACAAGATTTAATCGAAGCAAAAAAACTTTACAGCATTGCCTGTAGCCAATATATGCTGGATGCGTGTAAACGTTACCACGACATTGATACCACCGGAAAAATCCTGCCGTAA
- the thiC gene encoding phosphomethylpyrimidine synthase ThiC produces MSSTENSLNRKATDRRERRAAAEAFIQNVSGQSFPSSKKIYVPGKLHAIQVGMRQISLSDTYVSGPEDNPVLEKNEPINVYDTSGAYTDPSVQIDVYQGLPKLRAAWVAERGDTEILDSVTSKFTQERMANAGLDHIRFENLPPVRRAQPGKNVTQMHYARQGIITPEMEYIAIRENMQRAEVREQMITQQHPGQSFGASIPKDITPEFVRDEVARGRAVIPCNINHPESEPMIIGRNFLIKVNANIGNSSVGSSIAEEVEKLVWATKWGADTVMDLSTGRNIHETREWIMRNSPVPIGTVPIYQALEKVNGIAEDLTWEIFRDTLIEQAEQGVDYFTIHAGVLLRYVPMTAKRVTGIVSRGGSIMAKWCLAHHQENFLYTHFEEICEIMKAYDVSFSLGDGLRPGSIADANDAAQFAELETLGELTKIAWQHDVQVIIEGPGHIPLHMIKENVEKQLEVCGEAPFYTLGPLTTDIAPGYDHITSGIGAANIGWYGCAMLCYVTPKEHLGLPNKEDVKEGLMAYKIAAHAGDLAKGHPGAQIRDNALSKARFEFRWVDQFNLGLDPERAREYHDETIPQESGKVAHFCSMCGPKFCSMKISQEVRDYAAEQEAAGQITEISLDEIKQGMKQKSQEFIQSGSEIYQKEA; encoded by the coding sequence ATGAGTTCAACTGAAAATTCCTTAAACCGTAAAGCCACTGATCGTCGCGAGCGCCGTGCTGCTGCGGAAGCCTTCATCCAAAACGTCTCCGGACAATCCTTTCCAAGTTCCAAAAAAATCTACGTTCCTGGTAAATTGCACGCCATCCAAGTGGGTATGCGTCAAATTAGCTTGAGCGATACCTATGTTTCTGGGCCGGAAGACAATCCGGTTTTAGAAAAGAATGAACCGATTAACGTTTACGACACCTCCGGTGCTTATACTGACCCCAGTGTGCAAATTGATGTCTATCAGGGGTTGCCAAAATTGCGCGCTGCTTGGGTTGCCGAACGTGGCGATACTGAAATATTGGATTCGGTCACCTCAAAATTCACCCAAGAGCGGATGGCCAACGCGGGTCTGGATCATATTCGTTTTGAGAACCTGCCGCCAGTGCGCCGTGCGCAACCGGGTAAAAATGTCACTCAGATGCACTACGCGCGCCAAGGGATTATCACCCCAGAGATGGAATACATCGCTATCCGTGAGAATATGCAGCGCGCGGAAGTACGGGAACAGATGATTACCCAGCAACATCCGGGACAATCGTTTGGCGCCAGTATTCCTAAAGACATTACGCCGGAGTTCGTGCGTGATGAAGTGGCACGCGGTCGCGCAGTCATTCCTTGCAATATTAACCATCCAGAATCTGAGCCGATGATTATCGGGCGCAACTTTCTAATTAAGGTAAACGCAAACATAGGTAACTCTTCGGTGGGATCTTCGATTGCCGAAGAAGTCGAAAAATTGGTTTGGGCGACTAAGTGGGGTGCGGATACCGTGATGGATCTGTCTACCGGACGTAATATCCATGAAACTCGCGAGTGGATCATGCGCAACTCGCCGGTGCCGATTGGCACTGTGCCAATTTATCAAGCGTTGGAAAAAGTAAATGGCATCGCCGAAGATTTAACGTGGGAAATTTTTCGCGATACTTTAATCGAGCAAGCTGAACAGGGTGTGGATTACTTTACGATTCACGCTGGTGTTCTGCTACGTTATGTACCGATGACCGCGAAACGCGTCACCGGTATCGTCTCGCGTGGCGGATCAATTATGGCCAAATGGTGCTTAGCGCACCATCAAGAAAACTTCTTATATACGCATTTTGAAGAAATTTGCGAAATCATGAAAGCCTATGACGTTAGCTTCTCTTTAGGGGATGGTTTGCGCCCGGGGTCGATTGCCGATGCAAATGACGCGGCGCAGTTTGCCGAACTGGAAACGCTTGGCGAGCTCACTAAAATTGCGTGGCAACACGATGTGCAGGTGATTATCGAAGGCCCTGGGCACATTCCATTGCACATGATTAAAGAGAACGTCGAGAAGCAGTTGGAAGTGTGTGGCGAAGCGCCTTTCTATACGCTTGGGCCGCTAACCACCGACATTGCACCGGGTTACGATCACATTACGTCCGGTATCGGCGCGGCCAATATCGGTTGGTACGGTTGTGCGATGCTGTGTTATGTGACGCCGAAAGAGCATTTAGGGTTGCCAAATAAAGAAGACGTTAAAGAAGGTTTGATGGCCTATAAAATTGCCGCGCACGCTGGTGATTTGGCCAAAGGTCATCCGGGGGCACAAATTCGCGATAACGCTTTATCGAAAGCGCGTTTTGAGTTCCGCTGGGTTGATCAATTTAACTTGGGATTGGATCCGGAACGTGCGCGTGAGTATCATGATGAAACCATCCCGCAAGAGTCCGGTAAAGTGGCGCACTTCTGTTCAATGTGTGGGCCGAAATTCTGTTCGATGAAAATCTCGCAAGAAGTGCGTGATTACGCTGCAGAGCAAGAAGCGGCAGGGCAAATAACTGAAATTTCGTTAGATGAAATCAAACAAGGCATGAAACAAAAATCGCAAGAATTTATTCAGTCCGGTAGCGAAATTTACCAGAAGGAAGCCTGA
- a CDS encoding FAD-dependent oxidoreductase, translating to MAEALPRIAIVGAGLLGRLLAFQLRADAQITLFDQDSGAAEQSAAYLAAAMLAPLAESAESSHGIMALGEESLKLWPKILQQLHEPVFFQQQGSLLVAFEQDRACLTQLQRNLKGDNYQRVDKAQIHALEPEINSRFQQGLFLPDEGQLDNRELLRVLATSLRKYASIDWHCHAKAEIQAQRLVVNGKVLQGFDWIVDCRGLGAKAQQSDLRGVRGEVLRLYAPQVTLQRPLRLMHPRYPLYIAPKANHHFVVGATQLESEDARQPTVRSTLELLSACFSVHSGFAEAEIQYNQSGLRPAYVDNEPQMRVSGKVISLNGLYRHGYLLSPVMVDLCRNYLLGNRLNPLYLQQIPTILQESAPEILEFA from the coding sequence ATGGCGGAGGCTTTGCCACGAATTGCGATTGTTGGTGCCGGTCTGCTTGGGCGTTTGCTTGCCTTTCAATTGCGCGCCGATGCCCAAATCACGCTGTTTGACCAAGATTCTGGCGCTGCAGAACAGAGTGCGGCTTATTTAGCCGCGGCGATGTTAGCGCCTTTGGCGGAATCGGCGGAGAGCAGTCACGGCATTATGGCGCTGGGTGAGGAATCGCTTAAGCTCTGGCCAAAGATTTTGCAGCAGTTACACGAACCGGTGTTTTTCCAGCAACAAGGCTCGCTCTTAGTGGCTTTTGAGCAGGACCGCGCTTGTCTGACCCAGCTGCAACGCAATCTAAAAGGCGATAACTACCAACGTGTCGATAAAGCCCAGATACACGCTTTGGAGCCGGAGATTAATTCGCGTTTTCAACAAGGCCTGTTCTTGCCGGATGAAGGGCAGTTAGACAATCGAGAATTATTGCGCGTATTAGCGACAAGTTTACGCAAATACGCCAGTATTGATTGGCATTGTCACGCTAAGGCAGAGATTCAAGCTCAGCGCTTAGTGGTCAATGGCAAAGTGCTGCAGGGATTTGATTGGATTGTTGATTGTCGTGGTCTGGGCGCTAAAGCTCAGCAAAGCGATTTACGCGGCGTGCGCGGCGAAGTTCTGCGGTTATATGCACCCCAAGTGACTTTGCAGCGACCGCTACGCTTAATGCATCCGCGTTATCCTTTGTATATCGCTCCCAAAGCGAATCATCATTTTGTGGTCGGTGCGACACAACTGGAGAGCGAAGATGCACGACAGCCGACAGTACGTTCCACTTTAGAGCTGTTGTCGGCTTGTTTTTCGGTGCATAGCGGTTTTGCCGAAGCGGAAATTCAATACAACCAATCCGGTTTGCGTCCGGCCTATGTGGATAATGAGCCACAAATGCGTGTTAGCGGAAAGGTAATCAGTCTTAACGGCCTTTATCGTCACGGCTATTTACTCTCGCCGGTGATGGTTGATTTGTGCCGTAATTATTTACTGGGTAATCGTCTTAATCCGTTGTATCTGCAGCAGATTCCGACGATTCTGCAAGAGTCAGCGCCAGAAATTTTGGAGTTTGCATGA
- the thiS gene encoding sulfur carrier protein ThiS: MKIILNGEARQLSEPCSLEMALQSCAPNVRNVPFVVMLNKEFIPRSQYANSELKEGDELEIIGAIQGG; encoded by the coding sequence ATGAAGATTATTCTGAACGGTGAAGCTCGGCAACTTAGTGAACCTTGTTCGTTAGAAATGGCGTTGCAAAGCTGTGCGCCTAATGTGCGTAATGTGCCTTTTGTGGTGATGCTTAATAAAGAGTTTATTCCGCGTTCGCAATATGCCAATTCTGAATTAAAAGAGGGCGATGAACTGGAAATCATCGGAGCAATTCAAGGCGGTTAA
- a CDS encoding thiazole synthase, producing MLDIYGTQLPSRMLIGSALYPSPHVMQESIRLSGAQVVTLSLSRQNPQALGGSGGENFWNIIQSLGLHLLPNTAGCHSVKEAVTMAQMSRELFQTDWIKLELVGDDFNLQPDPIDLVKATEILLNDGFKVLPYCTDDLVIARHLVELGCKVIMPWGSPIGTGKGILNPYAIQAIRDRFPDITMIIDSGIGKPSHAMQAMEMGIDGILLNTAVAHAQNPQLMAQAFKGAIEAGRLGYEAGIMAEQASAQPSTPTLDSPFWHSA from the coding sequence ATGTTAGATATTTATGGTACTCAGTTGCCAAGTCGGATGTTAATTGGCAGTGCGCTTTACCCATCGCCACACGTTATGCAAGAAAGTATTCGTTTAAGTGGCGCTCAAGTGGTGACTCTGTCCTTAAGTCGGCAAAACCCGCAAGCGTTAGGCGGTTCTGGCGGTGAAAATTTCTGGAATATCATTCAATCTTTGGGGTTACATTTATTGCCGAATACCGCGGGTTGTCATTCTGTTAAAGAAGCGGTGACTATGGCGCAGATGAGTCGCGAACTCTTCCAAACTGACTGGATTAAATTGGAGCTGGTCGGCGACGATTTTAACCTGCAACCCGATCCAATTGATTTGGTGAAAGCCACGGAAATTCTGCTCAACGACGGCTTTAAAGTGCTGCCGTATTGCACTGACGATTTGGTCATTGCGCGTCACTTGGTCGAGCTGGGTTGTAAGGTGATTATGCCGTGGGGGTCGCCGATTGGCACCGGCAAAGGCATCTTAAACCCCTATGCCATTCAAGCGATTCGTGACCGTTTTCCGGACATAACCATGATTATCGACTCCGGTATCGGCAAACCATCACACGCTATGCAAGCGATGGAAATGGGCATTGACGGCATACTCTTAAACACCGCCGTCGCCCATGCACAAAATCCGCAGTTAATGGCGCAAGCTTTCAAAGGTGCAATCGAAGCAGGCCGCCTTGGTTACGAAGCCGGAATCATGGCCGAACAGGCCTCGGCACAACCGAGCACGCCAACACTTGATTCACCGTTTTGGCACTCCGCCTAG
- a CDS encoding response regulator: MKNKKTILVIDDDEVMLEVLKSKLEDDFDVILSLSAESALEVLENTVPDMIVLDISMPEMDGFTLCRILKHNPELSHIPVMFMTASEEAYSMIRAFQVGGVDFMVKPVNPVELEVRITLHIAHAEEKVALIEQNIEQREEIEFLYKELSKNDKLMRDTSKGQNQSFVDKANFQQRMNETTEKNQQALMKLNDLIRKQEALIEATKKTMRM; this comes from the coding sequence TTGAAAAATAAAAAAACCATATTAGTCATTGATGATGATGAAGTCATGTTAGAAGTGCTTAAGTCAAAGCTAGAAGATGATTTTGACGTCATACTCTCTTTATCTGCTGAGAGTGCGCTTGAAGTTCTTGAAAACACTGTCCCAGATATGATTGTTTTGGATATTTCAATGCCGGAAATGGACGGTTTTACGCTCTGTAGAATTTTAAAACATAATCCAGAACTGTCTCATATTCCAGTGATGTTTATGACAGCTTCTGAAGAAGCTTATTCAATGATTAGAGCTTTTCAGGTCGGCGGTGTCGACTTTATGGTAAAGCCTGTGAATCCAGTTGAACTAGAAGTACGAATCACTTTGCATATAGCCCATGCTGAAGAAAAAGTTGCACTTATTGAACAGAATATAGAGCAAAGAGAAGAGATTGAATTTTTGTATAAAGAGCTCAGCAAGAATGACAAACTTATGCGTGACACGAGCAAAGGGCAAAATCAATCATTTGTTGACAAAGCCAACTTCCAACAAAGAATGAATGAAACGACGGAAAAAAATCAACAAGCTTTAATGAAGTTGAATGACCTTATTCGAAAACAGGAAGCGTTAATTGAAGCAACGAAAAAAACGATGAGAATGTAG